A single region of the Malaclemys terrapin pileata isolate rMalTer1 chromosome 4, rMalTer1.hap1, whole genome shotgun sequence genome encodes:
- the PIDD1 gene encoding p53-induced death domain-containing protein 1 isoform X1, translated as MAELPEVGEALGEGSLVTATLESCRLAGNRLNLDVYPDGCRQFLELFEKRREEVAQVEFLRLNCNEALIDSTLSSLPVLKCLKSLVLKGGHAQDEFGACQQGSLTTLPQDFGSLLCLTHLDLSFNSFSRLPSCVTDLASLRVLLVCHNSLVELPEDFGQLSKLTFFSAMKNQLRDLPRSIGELAALQRLDLSENALQSLPNEIGSLYNCMELDLSGNQLMGVPDSLANLRSLQQLRLHSNLLVTVPASLASLPNLSRLDLQNNWLRSIPPEIQRSPFVHLRGNPLGEPEIPLQSDESSSGELGRVFLVPNEDSFTVTPDGCKVILACGIQFYFPPGAATSSVTIHFQTLSPDPQWVKLRHHDILLSEVLELRPHGVVFQQEVQIWMPYTSPQTLREREVVVRTFNGQSWSDLQTKVERRGKPKKHMACCSIPHFSWFLVVSRLVENKCSVPSEGTLLFSTVDPSIKVTFPPGVTEETRSVTLQVLPVLAEELAEITDDPESRASPLLCLSQNSTVDFLRPVKIQLPLPPGVTGLTLDRSKLHLLHGNLQAQTWDDITNQVVLEFTHLYARFEVTHFSWYWLWYTTKTYIGGIARKVYERLRLYQVNFIALQRKKDPEQVLLQCVPKHKVDPVLGKLHDRYQGPEPSDIVELFEGEQFFAAFEGGINIDADRPDCVDGRISFIFYSHLKNMKEIYVTAEVDRKGQAVRGQVSFYRGEVPDNVPEDATKKRKGPDSHWLATLPIKLPKLKSRLGEHSEPKNGFSFPPLNLGNAETGYLTQANLLGIAGRIGADWQTIGLNLGLPYQQIKRIGYNHREDLDSQILNMLFSWAQQNSEDQNCVEKLITAMKESGRQDIADEIETVIELGRQKYRASIRRVGLDQESSAEDSAIAMV; from the exons GTGGGCATGCCCAGGATGAATTCGGTGCTTGTCAGCAGGGTTCCCTGACAACCTTGCCACAAGATTTTGGGAGTCTGCTATGTCTCACTCATCTGGATCTCAGCTTTAATAGCTTCTCCAGGTTGCCCAGCTGCGTCACTGACCTTGCCAGCCTCCGTGTGCTCTTGGTGTGCCACAACAGCTTGGTGGAGCTGCCCGAAGACTTTGGCCAGCTCAGTAAGCTGACTTTCTTCTCTGCCATGAAAAACCAGCTCCGGGATCTACCACGGAGCATCGGGGAGCTGGCCGCACTGCAGAGACTGGACCTGTCTGAAAACGCCCTGCAATCACTTCCCAACGAGATTGGGAGTCTGTATAACTGCATGGAGCTGGATCTCTCAGGGAATCAATTGATGGGCGTCCCTGATTCACTTG CCAATTTGCGGTCTCTGCAGCAGCTGCGTCTTCACAGCAATCTCCTGGTGACTGTCCCCGCATCCCTTGCCAGCCTTCCCAACTTGTCCAGGCTTGACTTGCAGAACAACTGGCTCCGCTCCATCCCCCCCGAGATCCAGCGCTCTCCCTTCGTGCACCTGCGGGGCAATCCGCTAGGAGAACCTGAGATCCCCCTGCAATCTG ATGAATCCAGCTCAGGAGAGCTAGGAAGAGTGTTCCTTGTACCCAATGAGGACAG CTTTACTGTGACCCCCGATGGCTGCAAAGTCATCCTGGCCTGCGGCATCCAGTTTTACTTCCCCCCGGGTGCTGCCACCTCCTCAGTAACGATCCATTTCCAAACGCTCTCGCCTGACCCGCAgtgggtgaaactgaggcaccatgACATCCTGCTGAGTGAAGTCCTGGAGCTGCGGCCTCATGGGGTTGTATTCCAGCAG GAGGTGCAGATCTGGATGCCTTACACCTCCCCTCAGACTCTGCGTGAGCGAGAAGTGGTAGTTCGGACCTTCAATGGGCAGAGCTGGAGCGACCTGCAAACCAAGGTGGAGCGGAGAGGAAAGCCGAAG AAGCACATGGCTTGCTGTAGCATCCCCCACTTCTCCTGGTTCCTGGTCGTCTCTCGGCTCGTGGAGAATAAATGTAGTGTCCCATCAGAGGGGACGTTGCTCTTTTCCACAGTGGATCCAAGCATCAAAGTGACCTTCCCTCCTGGAGTCACAGAGGAGACTCGGAGCGTCACATTGCAG GTGTTGCCAGTGTTGGCAGAGGAGCTGGCAGAGATCACAGATGATCCAGAGTCCAGAgccagtcccctgctctgcctctcccagAATTCCACTGTGGATTTCCTCAGGCCAGTTAAAATTCAGCTCCCGCTACCTCCAGGGGTCACAG GTCTCACCCTAGATCGCTCCAAGCTGCACCTTCTTCACGGCAACCTGCAAGCCCAAACCTGGGATGATATCACCAATCAGGTGGTGCTGGAGTTCACCCACCTCTACGCCCGGTTTGAAGTCACCCACTTCTCCTG GTACTGGCTGTGGTACACCACCAAGACCTACATCGGCGGCATCGCTAGGAAGGTGTACGAGAGGCTGCGCCTGTACCAGGTGAACTTCATAGCGCTGCAGAGGAAGAAGGACCCTGAGCAAGTTTTGCTGCAGTGTGTCCCCAAGCACAAG GTCGATCCTGTTCTGGGAAAGCTTCATGACCGCTACCAGGGCCCGGAGCCCTCTGACATTGTGGAGTTGTTTGAGGGGGAGCAGTTCTTTGCAGCCTTCGAGGGAGGCATCAACATCGATGCTG ACCGCCCAGACTGTGTGGACGGACGGATCTCATTCATCTTTTACTCCCACTTGAAGAACATGAAGGAAATCTATGTGACTGCTGAAGTGGACAGGAAAGGCCAAGCTGTGAGAGGGCAG GTCTCCTTCTATCGTGGCGAAGTTCCGGACAATGTCCCTGAAGATGCCACCAAGAAGAGGAAAGGGCCCGACTCCCACTGGCTGGCTACTCTGCCAATCAAATTGCCT AAACTGAAATCCCGCTTGGGTGAGCATTCAGAGCCCAAGAACggtttctccttccctcctctgaACCTGGGAAATGCCGAGACCGGCTACCTGACACAAGCTAATCTGCTTGGCATCGCCGGGCGCATTGGAGCCGACTGGCAAACTATTGGCTTGAACCTGGGGCTGCCCTATCAGCAGATCAAACGAATAGGATACAACCACAG GGAGGACCTGGATAGTCAGATCCTGAACATGCTCTTCTCCTGGGCCCAGCAAAACTCTGAGGACCAAAACTGCGTGGAGAAGTTGATCACAGCTATGAAGGAGAGTGGCCGCCAGGACATTGCAGATGAGATTGAAACTGTCATTGAGCTGGGAAGGCAGAAATACAGGGCGTCCATCCGCCGGGTGGGCCTGGACCAGGAGAGCAGCGCTGAAGACTCTGCAATAGCCATGGTGTAG